Proteins encoded by one window of Rhodamnia argentea isolate NSW1041297 chromosome 6, ASM2092103v1, whole genome shotgun sequence:
- the LOC115727305 gene encoding vacuolar iron transporter 1-like, with translation MAENGNVDREKQRLLLQDHEEKHFMSSEVVRDIIIGVSDGLTVPFALAAGLSGAQVKSGIILIAGIAEVVAGAISMGLGGYLAAKSEADHYARELKREQEEIVDVPDIEAAEIAEILSQYGVEPHEYEPVVNSLRRNPQAWLDFMMKFELGLEEPDPLRALWSAATIAFSYVAGGMVPLSPYVILPIAQDALIASIVVTITALLVFGFVKGYFTGNRPFKSAFQTALISAVASAAAFGIAKLFRA, from the exons ATGGCGGAAAATGGGAATGTAGACCGAGAGAAGCAGAGGCTGCTTCTGCAAGACCACGAGGAGAAGCACTTCATGTCCAGCGAGGTCGTCCGGGACATCATCATCGGCGTCTCCGACGGCCTCACCGTCCCCTTCGCCCTCGCCGCCGGCTTGTCCGGGGCTCAAGTGAAGTCGGGCATCATCCTCATCGCTGGGATCGCGGAAGTCGTGGCCGGCGCTATCTCTATGGGACTTGGAGG GTATCTAGCGGCAAAGAGTGAAGCTGATCATTATGCGAGGGAGCTCAAGAGAGAGCAAGAAGAGATCGTCGATGTCCCTGACATAG AGGCCGCTGAAATCGCAGAGATCCTCTCACAGTACGGTGTGGAGCCGCATGAATACGAGCCCGTGGTGAATTCCTTGAGGAGGAATCCCCAAGCCTGGCTAGATTTCATGATGAA GTTTGAGCTCGGGCTCGAGGAACCGGATCCGCTGAGAGCCCTGTGGAGTGCAGCCACGATAGCGTTTTCCTACGTCGCGGGCGGGATGGTGCCGTTGTCGCCGTACGTGATCCTACCGATCGCCCAAGACGCCCTGATTGCGTCGATCGTGGTGACCATTACCGCCTTGCTCGTCTTCGGGTTCGTCAAGGGCTACTTCACCGGGAATCGACCCTTCAAGAGCGCTTTCCAGACAGCCCTCATCAGCGCAGTCGCGTCCGCTGCCGCTTTCGGCATAGCTAAACTCTTTAGGGCATGA